The genomic region GTCACTAGATGCATAATCATTTGTAATTGATTTTGCTAATTCTTCTGCTGAAGATGCATTGTTATGATTTTCTCCAGTTTTAGAAAAAAGTTCAGCAAAATCAATTTCAAAGACTGCAAAATCAATAAATTCTTCAAAATCTTTAAATTTATCTTTTTGTCTTCCTAAATAATCTGATGGTTTTTTAGTTAAAAAGTTACGTCCGTCAAAAACTGTTTTTATTCCTCTATTAGTTGAAAAAGCTTTTTCTATTGCAAAATAAAATCTAGTAAAGTTCTTAGTATCAAGATCTGATAATTTAAATGTTGATTTAATCCCTGCGTTTTTGTTTAATCTAAGCATTGAAAAACTAGATGTCAATTGGGTTAAAACATCAGCAACGTGCAAATTTGTTCCAAAATAAAACTTTGTTGGATATGTTCCATCTGTTTTCTTTTGATAATCCATAAGCCACATTGTACCAGCAGTAACATTCCCTTTTTTAGGATCATCTTTATCATCATTACGAATTGTTACTTGATAAGTTTGAATTGCAGCTTTCTTGTACATATCATTCGGTAATGTACGTGCAAGGCCATCAATTTTGTTTGGATTACTCCTACCTAAAGCATCAACTCATGAAGGACCTTTTGCAGTTTCTGGTTTTTCATCCAATGACATACCTTCATATTTACCATTATTGTCATATGTTGGCAATGTAAACCCTTTTAATGCAGCATTTGCATAATTATCAAAATTATGTTTTTTAGCTAGCTCATTAAATTTTTGCAATTGTGCACTAGTTAATTCCGACAAATCTTTTCTAATTGAGGACAATGATTGGTTATGCAATTGTTGTTTTAATGCACCCATATATTTTTCATTATCTGTTTCAAAACGTTGGGTTTGAGTTAATTTTGTTACATAATCTTTTATTTTATTTTCATTAGGTTTTAGAGAATCAGTTGGATTATGATCGATTTTTCCACTTCGATCAGCACCATATGGATTAGTTAAAAAACCATCCATTTCAATAATTTTGTTAACAGATTGTTTTCCTTTTGCAGAAATTTCAACAACAAATTGCATTTTGCCAGTTTGGTTTGCTTTTCTTCTACCATCAGGCAAATTACCTTTCAACATTTTTAAAGAAATTTTGTTTTGGTAAGCAGAATTTTTAATTGTTAATTGAATATTTTGATCGTTATCAGCAATATCAGTTGGATAAAGTTTAGATTTTTCTAAACTATCTAACCCCGGAACATTTTTAAGCTTAAAATCAAAATCACTTTGATTTATTTTTTTAACAATGTCATTAAATTCTTGATCTGTAATTTCGGTTTGTGGTGTAGGGGTTGGTGTATCAGGTTTTTTTGGATTTCCATTACAGTTTGCAGAAACAAAAGCAATAGGAGTAAAAATTGAACCAATGCTTAATGTTAATAATATGTTTTTAAATTTTTTTTGCATTATTTTCTCCTATTTTCTAAGTAAAGTCTGGATTTCATCCATCATCTTTTTGTACACTATAACCATTACCTTTTAAGGTTGCCATTACACCATCATCTTCAACAACAATTGATCTAGAACTATTTAAACTATCAGCAATTTTAAATAACACTTGTAAGTTTCTAAGCCCTTCTGAAGTTAAAGGTGTCTTTCCTTTAATTTTAACTTTTGAAGTTGTAGAACCATTACTAAAATATAAATATGCTCTTGACATAGGCTCATTTCAAGCAATATTTTTATCAAATCCCGCTTGATTCAATTCATCAGATGAAATTTCAAATGTATCAGAATTATTAAATAAAGTTAATCTCTTAATTTTTCTAGAACCATTTTGAGTCTTAATAATATCAGAGAATTGAA from Metamycoplasma salivarium harbors:
- the mip gene encoding Ig-specific serine endopeptidase MIP, yielding MQKKFKNILLTLSIGSIFTPIAFVSANCNGNPKKPDTPTPTPQTEITDQEFNDIVKKINQSDFDFKLKNVPGLDSLEKSKLYPTDIADNDQNIQLTIKNSAYQNKISLKMLKGNLPDGRRKANQTGKMQFVVEISAKGKQSVNKIIEMDGFLTNPYGADRSGKIDHNPTDSLKPNENKIKDYVTKLTQTQRFETDNEKYMGALKQQLHNQSLSSIRKDLSELTSAQLQKFNELAKKHNFDNYANAALKGFTLPTYDNNGKYEGMSLDEKPETAKGPSWVDALGRSNPNKIDGLARTLPNDMYKKAAIQTYQVTIRNDDKDDPKKGNVTAGTMWLMDYQKKTDGTYPTKFYFGTNLHVADVLTQLTSSFSMLRLNKNAGIKSTFKLSDLDTKNFTRFYFAIEKAFSTNRGIKTVFDGRNFLTKKPSDYLGRQKDKFKDFEEFIDFAVFEIDFAELFSKTGENHNNASSAEELAKSITNDYASSDENHVKFKSESYLKNYNKIDVPLQSDKNKPFDTKYDQLYAVGYPSSLYDHFLRRYIDDHQISASKWNYSLWLNSNYEYYDKLVTEEGSQPAFPEELLKRGDFLSYQIGYRSFINRPGVLDAFISAPKSGNDWYVSSDGKKYIAFGLEYMPKHYAPGGGASGSSVRNQNNELVGVYHVSNNIAKTGLAAAFRSEGYDYGDLFDNQYKLPQYDLIYGGGADQRNSYRQALKELYGENYQTALFNNGVGDNQIPEEFKFTGYVKDAE